TGCCGGTACCTGTTGCGCCAGCAATCAGGCCGTGTCTGTTAATGGTTTTCAATGGGATATTGATGTTTACTTCAGGCATTACTTCACCCTCAAGCATGCCTTTCCCTAAGGTAATGTACTGGCCTTTGGGTTGGTATCTTGAACAAAATTCCTCGATAAACATGTTTCTGTCCGCCATTATTTTTTTAGTAAATATAAGAATATCAGATAAAATTTACCCTGTGCAAGGAAAACCTTATGCTTAAAGAAGGTTATTCTTGCAGTGTGGCGGTTGATAGTGGCATTTTTAGTAGCTTTGTTTGGTTTTAAAAATACCGGCTGCAATTGCCGGTGATGAATAGATGGAATTTCTTGGCTATTTCTCTGCGATTGTAATCGGACTTGTAATGGGGCTCATCGGCGGCGGTGGCAGTATCCTTAGTGTTCCTATATTTGTATATGTGTTTCATTTTGATGCGATTACAGCCACGGCTTTGTCGTTGTTTGTAGTGGGGATTACCAGTTTGGTAGGTTCTACAGGCTTCATCAGGCAGAAACAGATTAATTTTGGCACGGCACTTACTTTTGGCATCCCCTCTGTACTTGGGGTGATATTTTCACGAAGGCTGGTGTTGCCGCATCTGCCGCATTATATCATCAACCGGTGGGGAATAACCCTAACAAAGGAAATGTTCCTTCTGCTGCTTTTTGCGATACTGATGCTAATTGCCTCCTTCAAAATGATTCGGCGCAGTGACCGGCCGCTCCTTCGCAAGTATGAGGAAACCAACTACACCATTCTCGTTTCACAGGGGCTTCTGGTAGGGATCATTACCGGACTCATAGGCGCTGGCGGTGGGTTTCTTATTGTACCGGCACTCGTGATGCTCTTGGGACTTCCCATGAAAAAGGCAGTCGCTACGTCGCTTTTCATTATTGCCATCAATTCGCTTATTGGTTTTATCAGTACGATGCAAATGGTAAAACATGACTGGGCATTTCTGCTGTCTTTTACCGCACTTTCTATAGCCGGGATCTTTATAGGAATCGCCATTGCCAAAAAAACAGACGGCCGCAAACTGAAACCCCTTTTTGGATGGATTGTTTTGGGAATGGGACTTTTTATCATCATTAAAGAAATATTTTTACAACAATAGTTTACAACATGAAACACTTATTTTTACTAATCATCACAGTGGGGATTTTCGCTTCCTGTACAAAAAATGATACTCAGACAACAGAAACAGCTGTAGAGCAAACCGAAGCTGCACTGGTACAAAAACCTCAGCAGATGCAGAGTGCCGCCGGGGAAGTAATTACCGTTACGTATTTTTCTGAAGGAGATCAGGTAGCTGTAAAACTCCAGAAAGAAGGTCAGGCAGAGCAAATTTTGCATGCGAAAACTGTAAATGCCAGTGGAAACCCAATTTTCAGCAATGAAAACTTTATGTGGGAAATCACCAAAGACGGGCAAGCTGGTCAGATGTCTGACAAAAACGGAAACCCCGTGGAATATCAGCGTGTCGAAGAACAGAATCAAAATAAATAACCGGCTATTCCATTGAAAGCCAGTTCTCAACAAGATAATTTTACGAAGATGAAAATTGAACAGATCTATACCGGATGCCTTGCACAAGGCGCCTATTACATCGTTTCCGGAAACGAAGCCGCGATCATCGATCCGCTACGCGAAACAAAACCTTATCTGGAAAGACTGGAGAAAGACAAGGTCACACTTAAATATATATTTGAAACCCATTTCCACGCAGATTTTGTTTCCGGCCACCTCGATCTTTCCGAAAAGACCGGTGCTGATATTGTCTATGGACCAACAGCACAGCCCGATTTCAAGGCTACCATTGCAGAAGATGAACAGATCTTTGAAATCGGTGCAGTTAAAATCAAAGTACTTCACACTCCGGGACATACGATGGAGAGTTCTACCTATTTGCTGATTGATGAAGATGGGAGAGAAACTGCCATCTTCTCGGGCGATACGCTGTTCCTGGGAGATGTCGGCCGCCCCGATCTCGCACAGAAAGCCACGCATCTTACTCAAGAGCAACTTGCAGGTTTGCTGTATGAAAGCCTACAGCACAAAATAATGCCTTTACCAGATGATATCGTAGTGTATCCGGCGCATGGTGCGGGTTCTGCCTGCGGGAAAAACATGCAGAAGGAAACAGTAGATACTTTAGGCAACCAGAAGAAAACAAATTACGCGCTGCTACAGCCAGATAAGGAGTCATTTATCCGAGAGGTATTGCACGGCCTATCCGCGCCACCCGCTTATTTCGGGATGAATGTGGCGATGAACAAAGGGGGTTACAAAAGTTTCGATGAGGTGATGCGTAAGGCGAATACGCCAGTTTCCATTGAAGATTTCGAAACTTTGGCTGAACAAAGCGGCGCACTGATTCTGGATACACGCCCTGCCGCAGAGTTTCATAAAGGTTTTATACCTAATTCCATCAATATTGGGCTAAAAGGTGACTTTGCACCATGGGTAGGAGCCATGATTGTGGATGTGCAGCAACCTATCTTGCTGGTGTCAGAACCGGGGACTGAAGAAGAGGTTATCACCCGGCTTTCACGCGTGGGCTTCGACCATGTCTTGGGCTTTCTTGATGGTAGTTTTGCCAGTTGGAAGAGCAGCGGGAAAGAAATTGATAGTATCCACAGGATTTCCGCGGAAGAATTTGCCCAAAGATATACCGAAGATACAAAAGTGGTGGATGTTAGAAAAGATGGTGAATATCATGTAGCCCATGTAGTAAATGCCCTGAAAATGCCGCTTGCCGAAATTAATGACTGGGCGTCATCACTTAATAATGAGGAACATTTCGTGATCCACTGTGCCGGCGGTTATCGCAGCATGATTGCAGCCAGCATCCTGAATTCGCGCGGCATCCGTAATTTTACTGAAGTGGAAGGCGGCTTTGCGAAGATAAAAGAAACGCAAATACCCAAAACCGAAGCAGGCTGTACCAATAAAGCCGTATAAAATGAATATCCTTGAAAATATAACCTTCAGCACCGATAAACCTTCGGTGGTACATCTCATAAAAAGCGACCAGATCAAATATTTCGCTGTAGCGTTAGGTAACGGTGCTGTGTTGAAAAAGCACAGCACACCGGTGCCTGCCACACTTGTCGTGGTGAAAGGAGAGATAAACTTTGTATTTGCCGACCGCGAATTCGTTTTGCGGGAATACGATACCTTCCATATCCCTGTGGATGAGGTACATGAAGTCGTAGGCGTGTTAGATCAGAATTTGTTCCTCGTAACCCAAGGGATTTAGTAAAATAATAAGTTTTTAGAAATGTCAGCAAAATTTCAGGAATTGATTAACGATAGCCGACCTGTACTGATTGATTTTTTCGCGACGTGGTGTGGCCCGTGCAAAGTGCAGTCTTCTGTATTGACCAGCGTAAAAGAAAACGTAGGCGAACTTGCACGAATCGTAAAAATAGATGTGGACCAATATCCTGCGATAGCCGCACAATATGGGGTGCGTGGCGTCCCTACTTTGGCTGTTTTTAAAGAAGGCAACCTCCTCTGGAAGGCGAGTGGAGTGCATGACGTTAACACACTTACCAATTTACTTAAAGATTTTGCCTGATCAAAAAATTTTGAACTGATCCCGATCGTCTAAAAATTTAAATCTATTTCGGAAAATTTGCAGTTTTTCCCGATCAAGAACTGCGTGTACAAAGTATTCTTCTGTTTCAGAAACCAAGTCCCCGTTGGCAAAATAGCAATAAGAGCTTTCAGGATACACAAGCCCGTTGCCATCAGTGCCGATTCTATTAAGACCAAAAACATATGATTGGTTTTCAATGGCGCGTGCCTTCAGCAAAGTATTCCAAGCGTCAATGCGGGCAGCTGGCCAGTTTGCGACATACAGCACCACCTCATAATCATCATTATTCCGGGAGAAGACAGGGAAACGCAGGTCGTAACACACTTGTAGAAGAATTCGCCAGCCTTTATAATGTACAATCACACGCTCTTGGCCCGCTGCGTAGGTTTTATCTTCGTCCGAATAGCTGAAAAGATGCCGTTTATCATATTTCTGATAAGTCCCGTCCGGGGATACAAAATAAAAACGGTTTACAAACTTCCCATGATCAGCGACAGAAGCGCTTCCACACACAGCTGTTTGCTTTCTCGTGGCCAATTGCTGCATCCATTTCAGGGTTTCTTCGTTGCGGTCGGCAATCTCCTCGGCATTCATATAAAATCCTGTTGAAAACATTTCAGGTAATACGATTATATCTGCAGAAATTTTGTCGGTCATTTTGTCAAGGCTTCGGAAGTTTTGGTCTTTGTCTTTCCAATGAATGTCAAAATTAATTCCAGTAATTTTTAAATTACTCATAGATAGTACTTTATACGGTTTAAAGAGAATTGGTTCACAGATACTCTTAGTCGTAAATGTGATGCTTGGTCTTATATTTGATGGTAAAATTACAACTAGTAAATATATACATGAAAAAATTAATGATTTTAGCCTGCTCAGCAATGCTTTCAGCACCTTTGGCAGCGCAGGCGTGGAGTGGAAATGGTGACCAGAAAGTACAGATCGGTCTTAGCGGATGGGGCAATGGTACAGGGATTACAGGCACGTATGATTACGGCATCAGCAACATGTTATCTCTTGGTGCCGGCGCTAATATTTATTTCGATGGTTACAAAGATGAAGATAAAGACAATAATTTTTTCATTTTCGGCAGATTAAATGTGCATTTGCAGGAAGTATTGGGACTGCCTGAACAGTGGGATGTATATCCTGGTTTGGATGTAGGTGTGTTAGGTAATACTTTCGGTCTTGGTGCGCATATTGGCGCAAGATACTTCTTCAATGATAAGATTGGGGCCTTTTTAGAAGCTGGTAACAACGGAAGCATAGGTGTTTCCATCAACCTTTAAAAATAATTAAACATTAAAAAATAATATTATGAAAAAGTTAATTTCTGGCGCAGCACTTGCCGTTGCAATGATTTTCGGAACCGCAGATGCCTCTGCACAATCTTATAAGACAGGTGCGGGTGTACTTGTAGATTTTGGTGACGGATCTACTTTGGTGGGCCCACACGTGAAGCATTTCTTCCAGCCAAACCATGCAGGTGAATTTAGTGTGTTATTTGGCGATGGTGTTACCCTTGCACAGGCCAATTACCAGTATCAGCAGCCATTTGCAGGAGCTAACGGTCTTGGGTGGTACGTAGGTTTGGGTCCTGGTATTCTTTTCGGTGACGGATTTACTGAGTTCGCACCAGCTGCCATGCTAGGCCTTGATTTCAAAATTCCGAATGCACCGCTTAACTTCTCCATGGACTGGAGACCGCGTTTCATCATCGGGGATAATTCTGATGCTGAAGCAGGCAGATTTGCGGCAGGCTTCCGTTTTACCTTCTAAACACAATATCAACCTGATATATTAAAAGGTTCTCAGCTTTGGGAACCTTTTTTGTGCGATAATTTGTATCTTCGCAGTTCTGTAAAATTTTAAACAAAATCATGACATTAATACAGCTCTTCCAGTTCATTCTGAGTATTTCAATCCTTGTAATCCTGCATGAACTGGGGCATTTTATTCCCGCTAAATATTTTAAGACCAAAGTAGAAAAGTTCTATTTATTCTTCGATCCCTGGTTTTCACTTGCCAAGGTGAAGTTCCGCGGCACCGAATACGGCATCGGTTGGCTTCCTTTCGGTGGCTATGTAAAGATCGCCGGTATGGTAGATGAAAGCATGGATACCGAACAGTTGAAAAAGCCCGCAGAGCCTTGGGAGTTCCGTAGTAAGCCGGCCTGGCAGAGGTTGATCATCATGCTTGGTGGGGTAACCGTAAACTTTTTTCTGGCTTGGCTTATTTATTCATCCCTAAGTTATTTTAAAGGGGAAACGTACCACGACAATACGAAATTTGAGAACGGCATCGCAGTAAGTGAAGCCGGTAGGAAAATGGGACTGCAAACCGGTGATAAGATCCTTAAAATAGATGGCAAATCCGCGGAACGTATGGAGACTTCTACCGTAAACATGCTGTTTGCTGATGAGGTAACCGTAAACCGCGACGGTAAGGAAGTAACCTTCCCCGTGAATGAACTGGGTGTTGCCGAAGTACTGAAAAGCAATGAAGCTAAGGCCTATTTTACCCCAAGATTCCCTGTGGTTATCGACAGTTTACAGCCTGGCGGCACTGCAAAAGCAGCCGGACTGATGAAAGGCGATAAAATTATAGGTATAGATGATAAACCCATCCGTTTCTTTGATGAGTTGGGCCCGGAGCTTTCTGCTCGTAAAAATACAAATGTGACCTTGAAGGTGGAGAGAAACGCCACAGTGCAAGAAATTCCTGTGATGGTGGACAAAGAAGGTAAACTGGGGTTTGCGACAGATCTGAAGATTGCACAGGCGTCCCTTGATGAGGCCAGGGTTACAAAGCAATACAGTTTCTTAGAAGCCATTCCGCGCGGACTTACCCGTACGATTGATGTGCTGACGATGCAGATTAAGCAGTTTAAAATTGTGTTCAATACAACAACTGAAGGGTATAAGAAGGTATCTGGCCCAATCGGTATTATAAAGCAAATGCCAGAAACAATTAACTGGGAGTTTTTCTGGAGTTTTACCGCAATGTTCTCCGTATGGTTGGCATTCCTGAATTTAATACCTATCCCAGGCCTTGATGGCGGGCACGTCATGTTCACCCTTTGGGAAATGATAACCGGCAAGCCTGTACCACAAAAAATACTTGAGAATGCCCAGATGATTGGGGTCTTGTTCCTGCTTGGACTCATGGTTTTGATCTTCGGAAACGATATTGTAAAATGGATCACCGGAAAATTTTAAAAAAATTTGATAAAAAATTTTGGTGCGAATAAAAAACTTTCTATATTTGCACACGCTTAAAGCAAAGAGTAACACTCCTCTTTAGCTCAGTTGGTTAGAGCATCTGACTGTTAATCAGAGGGTCCTTGGTTCGAGCCCAAGAAGAGGAGCAAAACCATCACAGAAATGTGATGGTTTTTTTGGTTTATATATATCAACAAAAAAACCTACAGCAAAAGCCATAGGTTAAAATTAAAAAAGTACTTGAAGGTTACTGCTTCTTCATTGCCTTGGCGATGTTTACAATTACTTTTACGGCTTTCTCCATCGATTCTAATGCCACATATTCGTAAGGCCCATGAAAGTTGATGCCACCGGCAAAGATGTTCGGGCACGGTAATCCCATGTAAGAGAGTTGTGCGCCATCAGTCCCGCCGCGTATTGCCTTTATCTTAGGCTCAATGTTCGCGTCTTTCATGGCTTGCTCGGCAATATCAATGATGTGCATTTTACCTTCGAACTGCTGTTTCATGTTTCGGTATTGCTCCTTTATTTCAATTTCAGCGGTTCCTTCACCAAATTTAGCATTGAATGCTGCTACTGTGTCGGTAATCAGTTTCTTTCTCGCTTCAAATTTTTCTTCATCATGATCACGAATGATGTATTGCAGTTTGGCCTCTGATACATCAGCCTTAAGGTCGGTTAAATGATAGAACCCGTCGAAACCTTTGGTGGTAGCAGGTGTTTCGTTTTCCGGAAGCATTTTTATAAATTCGGCAGCTAACAGGGCTGCGTTTACCATTTTCCCGAAGGCATACCCTGGGTGCACGCTCAAACCATGGATTTTTACCACAGCGCCAGCCGCGTTGAAATTCTCATACTCCAGTTCGCCCACTTCGCCGCCATCCATTGTATAAGCCCATTCTGCACCGAATTTTTCTACATCAAATTTATGCGCGCCGCGCCCAATTTCTTCGTCCGGTGTAAACCCGATCGCTATTTTACCATGCTTGATGTCCGGGTGAGCCAGCAAATATTCAGCAGCGGTTACGATTTCGGCAACACCGGCTTTGTCATCGGCTCCTAAAAGCGTGGTTCCGTCTGTCGTGATCAATGTTTTACCGATGTAATCCTTCAGGCTTTCAAATTTTGAAGGAGACAGGGTGAAGCCGGTTTCTTTATTCAGTAGCAGGTCGCCACCGTCATAATTATCCCAGATTTGGGGATTTACATTTTCTCCGTTATAATCTGGCGAAGTGTCATAATGGGCAATAAACCCGACCACCGGTTCGTCATCATTCTCTACATTTGATGGGATATAGGCGTAAATGTAGCCGTTTTCGTCCAGTGAAACATCACTCAGGCCCAGCTCTACTAGCTCGTCATACAGGTAGCGTGCGATGTTCCATTGCCGTTCGGTACTGGGGGTGGACTCGCTTTCCGGGTCGCTGGTAGAGTAAATTTTGGCATAATTGATGAAACGGTTCTGTAATTTCAGCTTCCATGCGAGGTCGAATTCTATCGTCTTCATTTTTAGTAAATTTGAGTTTAAACAAAGGTAGCAAATCGTTGATGAAATACGCTTTAAACGCTTTCTTTTTCAACCGAAGGTGTACTGAAGGCGCATGACAAAAAATGTTTATCTTTGAAAAAAACCGAATAAACATCATGTTTTTAACCGAATGTCCGCGAGACGCTATGCAGGGTTGGGGAAAATTTATCCCAACCGGTGAAAAAATTGATTACCTGAATTCTTTAATGGATGTAGGTTTTGATGTGCTGGATTGTGGGAGCTTCGTGTCCCCGAAATCAATCCCGCAAATGGCAGACTCTGGGATTGTGGTGGACGAGATTGATAAGAGCCGTTCAAAAACTAAGCTTTCGGTGATCGTAGCCAATTTTCGGGGAGCAGAAAAAGCGCTTGAACACGCGCAGGTAGATATTTAGGTTTCCCATTCTCTATTTCTGAGACTTTTCAGCACCGTAATACCAATAAAGATCAGGAAACCGCGTTCCGCGACATCGTAAAGATTGCCAAACTGCTGGAAAATGATAGTCGCACGCTTAATGTATACTTTTCGATGGCATTTGGAAACCCATATGGGGAAATGTGGAAATGGGAGGATGTGGATTTCTGGGCGCAGCGGTTCAGTGAGATTGGCATCAAAAACATCCTGCTCTCCGATACAACCGGCACGGGTACACCACAACAGATTGAACTGGTCTTCGAGAAAATACCGCCGAAATATCCAAATATTGATTTTGGTGCCCATTTCCATAACCGGTACGAAGATTCTTATACAAAACTGAAAGCCGCTTACAGTAAAGGTTGCCGAAGATTTGATTCGGCCATTAGAGGGATTGGCGGCTGTCCTATGGCCAAAGATGATCTGGTAGGGAATATGCCTACAGAACAAGTCATTAACTTTATGGCCGCGGAAAAAATCAATCATTCACTCAATTTACTGCATTTTGAAAGTGCGTATAATAAAGCAAAACGTGTGTTTGATTTTTAGTGTTTTTTTATTGATTTCAAAACATTAAAACCCTGCTTTAACGTTTCGGCATCGTTTTTTAATTCCGTAAATTTACGCGCTTTATCCGGTAACTTATTTTTGTAAACTGATTCATACATGCTGTCCAGAATTTTTATCCAGAATTTCGCCTTAATAGATTCACTTGAAATTACTTTAAACAATGGTTTACAGGTGATTACGGGTGAGACAGGCGCGGGTAAATCCATCATTTTGGGCGCGCTGCGACTCATTCTTGGGGAAAGAGCCGATATTAAATCGCTGAATAATACCGAAACCAAAAGTATCGTAGAGACCGAGTTTACTGTTAGCGAAGACTTCAGGGCTTTTTTTGAGGAGAATGATCTCGATTTTGATATACACACCGTAATTCGCAGAGAAATATTGCCCAACGGGAAATCCCGGGCTTTCATCAATGACGTTCCGGCAACTTTAGAAACACTGAGATCTTTGTCATCCAAACTCATTGATATCCATTCTCAGTTTGAAACTTCCAACCTGTTTAACGAAGAATACCAGTTCCGGATCATTGATGGACTTTCGGCAAACAAACATCTGCTCGCACAATATCAGCAAACGTTTTCTGGCTTCAGGAAAATACTTGCCGAACTTGAAGTGTCTAAGAAAAACCTAGCCGAGGGAACCCGCGAAAGCGACTACCGTAATTTCCTGTTTGAAGAACTTACTGAAGCCAACCTTGACGAACTGGATCTGGAGGAGCTTCAGAATCAGGTAAAACGCCAGGAAAATGCCGAAGCCATTACAGATAACCTTTCGCAGATATTCGCGAAATTAGATGCTGAAGAAATTGGGGTGCTAGATTCGCTAAACGACGTAAAAGGCAAACTTTCAAAAGTGGCCGACCTTTCCCATGAATTCAGTTTGCTGAGCCAGCGTTTCCAGGAAAACTTTCTGGAGTTTAAGGATATACTTTTCGAACTTCAGGATGCCGCCGAAAAAATAGAAACAGACCCGGAAGTATTGTTCCACCTCAACCAGAAACTGAATACCGTGAATTCTCTACTACTGAAGCACGGGGTAACCACTGTAGAAGATCTAAGGAACATCCGCAATCAGATTGCTACGGAGCAAAACAGTTTTACACAACTTGAAGAAACCATCGCTGCGCTTGAAAAGAAAAAAACGACTACCGAGCAGAAACTTGCTGAAATTGCCGGGGAACTCTCTGCTAACCGAAAGCAATCTGTACCGGTTTTTACCACAAAAATAGAGTCGCTTCTGCGGCAACTAGGTCTTGAAAAAGCCAAAATAGAAGTCAAAATAACTGAAAGTGAACTGTTTAACAATTTTGGTAAAGAGAAAATAGAACTGTTGTTTCAGGCGAATTCGGGTTTCCCACTGAAACCAATCCAGAGCGCTATTTCTGGCGGAGAGCGATCGCGCGTGATGCTTTCCATTAAAAAACTGATGGCTGAAAATGCCGAACTTCCTACGTTGATCCTAGATGAGATTGATACAGGTGTATCAGGCAAAGTAGCCGAGGAAATGGGCAATGTAATGAAGGAAATGGCAGCCGATATGCAACTGATCGTGATTACGCATCTGGCGCAGGTAGCCGCAAAAGGCAACAGCAATTATAAAGTCATCAAACAAGAGGTGGCAGGAAAAACGCAGTCCACCATCATTCCTTTAAATGAAGACGAAAAACTTCAGGAAATCGCCCAGTTACTTTCCGGAAGCCGAATTACCGAGGCGGCTGTGTTGCAGGCGAAAGAACTCATGAAATAGTTTGGCAGGCCTTATTAGCCGAAATTATGTAACAAATAGAGGTTATCTTTAACTAATCGTTAAAACTGATAAGCTATGTATTTGAAACTATTGCGGCTGGAGCTGAAAAGCTTTTTGCGTAATCCGCAGTTTGGTGCCAACCTGGCCATTAAAATCCTGATGGGGTTTGCCTACCTGAGTATGGGGGTTACTTTTGCTTTCATGGCGGTGGGATTGTATTTCGTCTCCAGAGAAAAAATGAATGTTGACCCCGTGGATCTGTTTGCGAAGTACTTTATTTACTATGCCGCTTTCGATATGGTGGTGCGTTATTTTCTACAGCAGATGCCTACCCAGAATATCAAACCGTTTC
This DNA window, taken from Chryseobacterium sp. 6424, encodes the following:
- a CDS encoding sulfite exporter TauE/SafE family protein, producing MEFLGYFSAIVIGLVMGLIGGGGSILSVPIFVYVFHFDAITATALSLFVVGITSLVGSTGFIRQKQINFGTALTFGIPSVLGVIFSRRLVLPHLPHYIINRWGITLTKEMFLLLLFAILMLIASFKMIRRSDRPLLRKYEETNYTILVSQGLLVGIITGLIGAGGGFLIVPALVMLLGLPMKKAVATSLFIIAINSLIGFISTMQMVKHDWAFLLSFTALSIAGIFIGIAIAKKTDGRKLKPLFGWIVLGMGLFIIIKEIFLQQ
- a CDS encoding MBL fold metallo-hydrolase → MKIEQIYTGCLAQGAYYIVSGNEAAIIDPLRETKPYLERLEKDKVTLKYIFETHFHADFVSGHLDLSEKTGADIVYGPTAQPDFKATIAEDEQIFEIGAVKIKVLHTPGHTMESSTYLLIDEDGRETAIFSGDTLFLGDVGRPDLAQKATHLTQEQLAGLLYESLQHKIMPLPDDIVVYPAHGAGSACGKNMQKETVDTLGNQKKTNYALLQPDKESFIREVLHGLSAPPAYFGMNVAMNKGGYKSFDEVMRKANTPVSIEDFETLAEQSGALILDTRPAAEFHKGFIPNSINIGLKGDFAPWVGAMIVDVQQPILLVSEPGTEEEVITRLSRVGFDHVLGFLDGSFASWKSSGKEIDSIHRISAEEFAQRYTEDTKVVDVRKDGEYHVAHVVNALKMPLAEINDWASSLNNEEHFVIHCAGGYRSMIAASILNSRGIRNFTEVEGGFAKIKETQIPKTEAGCTNKAV
- a CDS encoding cupin domain-containing protein, with the translated sequence MNILENITFSTDKPSVVHLIKSDQIKYFAVALGNGAVLKKHSTPVPATLVVVKGEINFVFADREFVLREYDTFHIPVDEVHEVVGVLDQNLFLVTQGI
- a CDS encoding thioredoxin family protein, which codes for MSAKFQELINDSRPVLIDFFATWCGPCKVQSSVLTSVKENVGELARIVKIDVDQYPAIAAQYGVRGVPTLAVFKEGNLLWKASGVHDVNTLTNLLKDFA
- a CDS encoding amidohydrolase, whose product is MSNLKITGINFDIHWKDKDQNFRSLDKMTDKISADIIVLPEMFSTGFYMNAEEIADRNEETLKWMQQLATRKQTAVCGSASVADHGKFVNRFYFVSPDGTYQKYDKRHLFSYSDEDKTYAAGQERVIVHYKGWRILLQVCYDLRFPVFSRNNDDYEVVLYVANWPAARIDAWNTLLKARAIENQSYVFGLNRIGTDGNGLVYPESSYCYFANGDLVSETEEYFVHAVLDREKLQIFRNRFKFLDDRDQFKIF
- a CDS encoding DUF6646 family protein; the protein is MKKLMILACSAMLSAPLAAQAWSGNGDQKVQIGLSGWGNGTGITGTYDYGISNMLSLGAGANIYFDGYKDEDKDNNFFIFGRLNVHLQEVLGLPEQWDVYPGLDVGVLGNTFGLGAHIGARYFFNDKIGAFLEAGNNGSIGVSINL
- a CDS encoding PKD domain-containing protein, which translates into the protein MKKLISGAALAVAMIFGTADASAQSYKTGAGVLVDFGDGSTLVGPHVKHFFQPNHAGEFSVLFGDGVTLAQANYQYQQPFAGANGLGWYVGLGPGILFGDGFTEFAPAAMLGLDFKIPNAPLNFSMDWRPRFIIGDNSDAEAGRFAAGFRFTF
- the rseP gene encoding RIP metalloprotease RseP, which encodes MTLIQLFQFILSISILVILHELGHFIPAKYFKTKVEKFYLFFDPWFSLAKVKFRGTEYGIGWLPFGGYVKIAGMVDESMDTEQLKKPAEPWEFRSKPAWQRLIIMLGGVTVNFFLAWLIYSSLSYFKGETYHDNTKFENGIAVSEAGRKMGLQTGDKILKIDGKSAERMETSTVNMLFADEVTVNRDGKEVTFPVNELGVAEVLKSNEAKAYFTPRFPVVIDSLQPGGTAKAAGLMKGDKIIGIDDKPIRFFDELGPELSARKNTNVTLKVERNATVQEIPVMVDKEGKLGFATDLKIAQASLDEARVTKQYSFLEAIPRGLTRTIDVLTMQIKQFKIVFNTTTEGYKKVSGPIGIIKQMPETINWEFFWSFTAMFSVWLAFLNLIPIPGLDGGHVMFTLWEMITGKPVPQKILENAQMIGVLFLLGLMVLIFGNDIVKWITGKF
- the pepT gene encoding peptidase T; the encoded protein is MKTIEFDLAWKLKLQNRFINYAKIYSTSDPESESTPSTERQWNIARYLYDELVELGLSDVSLDENGYIYAYIPSNVENDDEPVVGFIAHYDTSPDYNGENVNPQIWDNYDGGDLLLNKETGFTLSPSKFESLKDYIGKTLITTDGTTLLGADDKAGVAEIVTAAEYLLAHPDIKHGKIAIGFTPDEEIGRGAHKFDVEKFGAEWAYTMDGGEVGELEYENFNAAGAVVKIHGLSVHPGYAFGKMVNAALLAAEFIKMLPENETPATTKGFDGFYHLTDLKADVSEAKLQYIIRDHDEEKFEARKKLITDTVAAFNAKFGEGTAEIEIKEQYRNMKQQFEGKMHIIDIAEQAMKDANIEPKIKAIRGGTDGAQLSYMGLPCPNIFAGGINFHGPYEYVALESMEKAVKVIVNIAKAMKKQ
- a CDS encoding DNA repair protein RecN; translation: MLSRIFIQNFALIDSLEITLNNGLQVITGETGAGKSIILGALRLILGERADIKSLNNTETKSIVETEFTVSEDFRAFFEENDLDFDIHTVIRREILPNGKSRAFINDVPATLETLRSLSSKLIDIHSQFETSNLFNEEYQFRIIDGLSANKHLLAQYQQTFSGFRKILAELEVSKKNLAEGTRESDYRNFLFEELTEANLDELDLEELQNQVKRQENAEAITDNLSQIFAKLDAEEIGVLDSLNDVKGKLSKVADLSHEFSLLSQRFQENFLEFKDILFELQDAAEKIETDPEVLFHLNQKLNTVNSLLLKHGVTTVEDLRNIRNQIATEQNSFTQLEETIAALEKKKTTTEQKLAEIAGELSANRKQSVPVFTTKIESLLRQLGLEKAKIEVKITESELFNNFGKEKIELLFQANSGFPLKPIQSAISGGERSRVMLSIKKLMAENAELPTLILDEIDTGVSGKVAEEMGNVMKEMAADMQLIVITHLAQVAAKGNSNYKVIKQEVAGKTQSTIIPLNEDEKLQEIAQLLSGSRITEAAVLQAKELMK